Proteins co-encoded in one Astatotilapia calliptera chromosome 18, fAstCal1.2, whole genome shotgun sequence genomic window:
- the slc25a42 gene encoding mitochondrial coenzyme A transporter SLC25A42, whose translation MGSGVQEQRASLTQGEVLPLASSSQSEGMKQTRSVINSLFSGALAGAVAKTAVAPLDRTKIIFQVSSARFSAKEAYRLIYRTYLMEGFFSLWRGNSATMVRVIPYAAIQFCAHEQYKGLLGGYYGFQGNALPPVPRLLAGSMAGTTAAMMTYPLDMVRARMAVTPKEMYSNILHVFVRISREEGMKTLYRGFTPTILGVAPYAGLSFFTYETLKKLHAEHSGRQQPYSYERLAFGACAGLIGQSASYPLDVVRRRMQTAGVTGHTYRTILGTMREIVSEEGVIRGLYKGLSMNWVKGPIAVGISFTTFDLTQILLKKLHQMGYTTP comes from the exons ATGGGGAGTGGAGTCCAGGAACAACGGGCATCACTCACACAGGGTGAAGTGCTCCCACTGGCTTCCTCCAGTCAGTCAGAG GGGATGAAACAGACTCGGTCTGTTATCAACTCGCTCTTTTCGGGGGCTTTAGCAGGAGCTGTAGCCAAGACAGCTGTCGCCCCATTGGACAGAACTAAAATCATCTTCCAAG tgtcttCTGCAAGATTCTCTGCCAAG GAAGCTTACAGGTTGATCTACCGCACCTACCTGATGGAGGGCTTCTTCAGTTTGTGGAGGGGAAACTCTGCCACCATGGTGCGAGTCATCCCGTACGCTGCCATCCAGTTTTGCGCACACGAGCAGTACAAGGGCCTGCTGGGAGGCTACTATGGCTTTCAGGGAAA TGCCCTACCTCCAGTCCCAAGGTTGCTGGCTGGGTCCATGGCTGGTACCACTGCCGCCATGATGACATATCCTCTTGATATGGTGCGTGCGAGGATGGCTGTAACGCCAAAGGAAAT gtACAGTAACattctgcatgtgtttgtgcggATCTCTCGAGAAGAGGGCATGAAAACACTGTATCGAGGCTTTACTCCCACCATACTGGGTGTTGCCCCCTATGCTGGCCTCAGCTTCTTTACCTATGAGACACTGAAGAAGTTGCATGCAG AGCACAGCGGCCGCCAGCAGCCCTACTCATACGAACGCCTGGCTTTTGGAGCCTGTGCAGGTCTCATCGGCCAGTCTGCGTCTTACCCTCTGGATGTAGTACGGCGGCGGATGCAGACTGCGGGTGTCACAGGTCACACGTACCGCACCATCCTGGGGACCATGAGGGAGATTGTGTCCGAGGAAGGGGTTATCCGCGGACTCTACAAAGGTCTCAGTATGAACTGGGTTAAAGGACCTATTGCAGTGGGGATTAGCTTCACCACCTTTGACCTCACTCAGATTCTCTTGAAGAAGCTTCATCAAATGGGTTATACTACTCCATAA
- the armc6 gene encoding armadillo repeat-containing protein 6, protein MAKRRITQETFDAAVRENMEEFEMDPDEALREAVEQFESQGVDLSCIVKAVPTLSSADSQEEQTHEVLQALESLRIGRDSAGVTADLKNFTEQCSLGFAQRYLAAQKDAYPVILSYCKKSTEEQGAALAALSALAALTDGQPDLLDAEGRQFLLDVLKKYQAESSVTRVAISAVRHCCLKHEQNRQDFVKGGVLPLLTVAITQHGECAEMVKEACATLRVMTFDDDVRVTFGHAHEHAKSIVLEHSGLKVLIEAAKAHLGNTSVLSELCATLSRLAVRNEFCQDICDMGGLKLMMTLLADSYESAELVRQVLSAIRAIAGNDDVKDAVVNAGGVQLIVIAMNRHMSNSAVCEQACACLSVLALRKPNNCTAIMENGGALAALQAMKTHTDVVNVQKQGCMVLRNLVARMRNFSQPILEMGAEALIAQALQNHQDCGDVGKAALRDLGCQVELRELWTGKHGSLTN, encoded by the exons ATGGCCAAACGGAGAATCACACAGGAGACCTTTGATGCTGCTGTCAGGGAAAACATGGAGGAGTTTGAGATGGACCCAGACGAGGCTTTGAGGGAGGCTGTGGAGCAGTTTGAGTCTCAAG GTGTGGACCTCAGTTGCATAGTGAAAGCTGTCCCAACATTATCATCGGCTGACAGTCAAGAAGAGCAGACACACGAGGTCCTACAG gCGTTGGAGTCCCTCCGAATTGGAAGAGACTCTGCTGGTGTGACAGCAGACCTAAAAAACTTCACTGAGCAGTGCTCACTGGGATTCGCCCAGCGGTACCTCGCTGCCCAGAAAGACGCCTACCCCGTCATCCTGTCCTACTGCAAAAAGAGCACGGAGGAGCAGGGAGCAGCATTAGCTGCGCTGTCTGCTCTGGCTGCGCTGACGGATGGACAGCCAGACTTGCTGGATGCAGAGGGCCGGCAGTTCCTATTGGATGTCCTTAAGAAGTACCAGGCAGAGTCTTCTGTTACACGCGTCGCCATCAGTGCCGTGCGGCACTGCTGTTTAAAGCACGAACAGAACAGGCAGGATTTTGTTAAAGGCGGCGTCCTGCCGCTGCTCACTGTTGCCATCACACAGCACGGTGAATGTGCGGAGATGGTTAAGGAGGCCTGCGCAACTCTCCGAGTCATGACCTTTGATGATGACGTGCGGGTTACGTTTGGGCACGCTCATGAACACGCCAAGAGTATTGTTCTTGAACACAGCGGACTGAAGGTGTTGATTGAGGCTGCCAAAG CTCACCTTGGCAACACTTCTGTTTTGAGTGAGCTGTGTGCGACTTTATCCCGTCTGGCTGTACGGAATGAGTTCTGTCAAGACATCTGTGATATGGGTGGATTAAAACTCATGATGACTTTGCTCGCAGACAGCTATGAGTCAGCG GAGCTGGTTCGGCAGGTTCTTAGCGCGATCCGAGCCATAGCAGGAAATGATGACGTGAAAGACGCTGTTGTTAATGCCGGTGGAGTTCAGCTCATTGTCATCGCCATGAACAGGCACATGAGCAACTCTGCT GTGTGTGAGCAGGCTTGTGCATGCCTCTCTGTCCTTGCTCTACGTAAACCCAACAACTGCACGGCCATCATGGAGAATGGAGGTGCCTTGGCTGCCCTGCAGGCTATGAAGACTCATACCGATGTGGTGAACGTGCAG AAACAAGGGTGTATGGTGCTCAGAAATCTGGTCGCACGAATGCGTAACTTCAGCCAGCCAATCTTGGAGATGGGAGCAGAAGCGCTGATAGCCCAGGCGCTGCAGAACCATCAAGACTGCGGTGATGTAGGCAAAGCGGCCCTGAGAGATCTGGGATGTCAGGTGGAGCTTCGGGAGCTGTGGACCGGCAAACATGGCAGCCTTACCAACTGA